Proteins encoded in a region of the Oscillospiraceae bacterium genome:
- a CDS encoding GTP-binding protein, protein MDSILKDELMNIVIVGHVDHGKSTVIGRLLADTGSLPSGKLEQIKEMCRRNAKPFEYAFLLDALKDERSQGITIDTARCFFKTEKRKYIVIDAPGHIEFLKNMITGASRADAALLVIDAAEGVQENSRRHGYMLSMLGIRQVCVLVNKMDLVNYDQSVFEQVKKEYDEFLSQIGITPEGYIPVSGMQGDNIAAPGDRMDWYHGPTVLETLDRFIATAPPISLPFRMPVQDVYKFTGEGDDRRIIAGTVETGKLTAGDELVFYPSGKKTTVKRIEPMTALEKDGIAEAGYATGFTMAEQIYIRRGELCTRADEPAPLVGNLVKVSLFWLGNTPMTSGKSYYLKTGSAKVECHLEETLSVMDASTLKRVKKERVDKYDVAECILSTERLVAFDNVGELAVTGRFVIVDEYEISGGGIFTDTVQSRHLGTKRKLELRDIKWEKSAVSVEERKKRFGQTPAIILITGAEHTDKKTPAKALEKSLFDSGKNAYYLGIGSVLYGMNADLNPSNREKRSSEHIRRLAEVANILTDTGLILVVTATELSKYDVETIKLVSAGKPVLTVWLGDPHNTDLVCDMVLDEHSPDISQKIVEKLKTDGMI, encoded by the coding sequence ATGGATTCGATTTTAAAAGACGAACTGATGAATATTGTCATCGTCGGACACGTCGACCACGGCAAAAGCACCGTGATCGGCCGTCTGCTTGCCGACACCGGTTCCCTGCCCTCGGGCAAACTCGAACAGATCAAGGAGATGTGCCGCCGCAACGCAAAGCCGTTCGAATATGCATTTCTGCTTGATGCGCTTAAAGACGAACGCTCGCAGGGCATCACCATCGACACTGCGCGCTGCTTTTTCAAGACCGAAAAACGCAAGTACATTGTCATCGACGCGCCCGGCCACATCGAATTTTTAAAAAATATGATCACCGGCGCATCCAGAGCCGACGCCGCGTTATTGGTCATCGATGCCGCCGAGGGTGTGCAGGAAAACTCCCGCCGCCACGGTTATATGCTGTCGATGCTCGGCATTCGTCAGGTCTGCGTGCTGGTCAACAAGATGGACCTTGTCAACTACGACCAAAGCGTCTTCGAGCAGGTCAAAAAAGAATACGACGAATTTTTAAGTCAGATCGGCATCACGCCCGAGGGTTATATTCCGGTCAGCGGCATGCAGGGCGACAACATTGCTGCACCCGGCGACCGCATGGACTGGTATCACGGCCCGACCGTACTCGAGACACTCGACCGCTTTATCGCGACCGCACCGCCGATCTCGCTGCCGTTCCGTATGCCGGTGCAGGACGTTTACAAATTCACCGGCGAAGGCGACGATCGCCGTATTATCGCAGGCACCGTGGAGACCGGAAAGCTCACGGCGGGCGATGAACTGGTCTTTTACCCCAGCGGTAAAAAGACCACCGTCAAGCGCATCGAACCGATGACGGCCCTTGAAAAAGACGGCATCGCCGAGGCCGGATACGCCACCGGATTTACGATGGCCGAACAGATTTATATCCGACGCGGCGAACTCTGCACCCGAGCCGACGAACCCGCACCGCTGGTCGGAAACCTTGTCAAAGTCAGTTTATTCTGGCTCGGCAACACGCCGATGACTTCCGGAAAATCATATTACCTCAAAACCGGTTCCGCCAAAGTGGAATGCCACCTCGAGGAAACCCTGAGCGTCATGGACGCCTCGACCCTCAAACGGGTCAAAAAAGAACGTGTTGACAAATACGACGTCGCCGAATGCATCCTCTCTACCGAACGCCTGGTCGCTTTCGACAACGTCGGCGAGCTGGCCGTAACCGGACGATTCGTCATCGTCGACGAATATGAGATTTCGGGCGGAGGCATCTTCACCGACACCGTCCAAAGCCGGCATCTCGGCACCAAACGCAAACTCGAACTGCGCGATATCAAATGGGAAAAGAGCGCGGTGAGCGTGGAAGAACGCAAAAAGCGTTTCGGTCAGACCCCGGCCATCATTCTGATCACCGGCGCCGAACACACCGACAAAAAAACTCCCGCAAAGGCGCTTGAAAAATCCCTGTTCGACAGCGGAAAGAATGCCTATTACCTCGGCATCGGCAGCGTTCTTTACGGCATGAATGCCGACCTGAACCCGTCCAACCGCGAAAAGCGCAGTTCCGAGCATATCCGCCGGCTCGCCGAGGTCGCCAACATCCTGACCGACACCGGATTGATTCTCGTCGTGACCGCCACCGAACTCAGCAAATACGACGTCGAGACCATCAAACTGGTCTCCGCCGGAAAACCGGTGCTGACAGTCTGGCTGGGCGATCCGCACAACACCGACCTCGTCTGCGATATGGTCCTTGACGAACACAGCCCCGATATCAGTCAAAAAATCGTCGAAAAGCTGAAAACCGACGGTATGATCTGA
- the cysD gene encoding sulfate adenylyltransferase subunit CysD: MDHLDQLEAKSIHIIREAYSQFKSLCMLWSIGKDSTVLLCLARKAFYGHVPFPLVHIDTHYKIPEMIEYRNRLALEWNLDMIYGENTEALASKRTFPDGNATRIECCKALKTEALAHTLSGEWPRYRMNHKLGKYEVDGNTEPYTGVIVGVRADEEGSRSKERYFSPRDSHNDWDIGDQPPEFWGQYKTDFKPGTHIRVHPLLDWTELNIWEYIKRENVPIVSLYFDQGKGQRYRSLGCWPCTKPVESTAKNLDEIIEELKTGKFANIAERSGREQDKEDGGGLEELRKNGYM, from the coding sequence ATGGACCATCTTGATCAGCTCGAAGCCAAGAGCATTCACATTATCCGCGAGGCCTACAGCCAATTCAAATCGCTTTGCATGCTGTGGTCGATCGGCAAGGACAGCACAGTGCTGCTTTGTCTGGCGCGCAAGGCGTTTTACGGGCATGTTCCCTTCCCGCTCGTACACATCGACACACATTATAAAATTCCGGAGATGATCGAATACCGCAACCGGCTTGCGCTGGAGTGGAATCTCGATATGATCTACGGTGAAAATACCGAGGCGCTGGCCTCAAAACGCACTTTTCCCGACGGCAACGCCACGCGCATCGAGTGCTGCAAGGCGCTCAAAACCGAGGCGCTGGCGCACACCCTCTCGGGCGAATGGCCGCGTTACCGCATGAATCACAAACTCGGCAAATACGAGGTCGACGGCAACACCGAGCCGTACACCGGCGTAATCGTCGGCGTGCGGGCGGACGAAGAAGGCAGCCGCTCCAAGGAACGCTATTTTTCGCCGCGCGACAGCCACAACGACTGGGATATCGGCGACCAACCGCCGGAATTCTGGGGGCAATATAAAACCGATTTCAAACCCGGCACGCACATTCGCGTCCATCCGCTGCTGGACTGGACCGAATTGAACATCTGGGAATACATCAAGCGCGAAAACGTGCCGATCGTTTCGCTGTATTTCGATCAGGGCAAAGGGCAGCGTTACCGCTCTCTCGGCTGCTGGCCCTGCACCAAGCCCGTGGAATCCACCGCGAAAAACCTCGATGAGATCATCGAAGAACTCAAAACCGGAAAATTCGCCAACATCGCCGAACGCAGCGGACGCGAACAGGACAAAGAAGACGGCGGCGGACTCGAAGAACTGCGCAAGAACGGATATATGTGA
- the cysC gene encoding adenylyl-sulfate kinase, which produces MSENVVWQKRLTTEQDRIEANGQKGAVVWFTGLSGSGKSTVAALIEKQLVDAGHCAYLLDGDNLRHGLCGDLGFSDTDRDENIRRVSEVAALFEDAGVIALVSAISPFEKMRAFAKSRSKNFLLVYVKTSVGACEKRDPKGLYAKARRGEITGFTGIDSPYEIPESPDLVLDTETVSAAECAQQVLSSIKKII; this is translated from the coding sequence ATGAGCGAAAACGTGGTGTGGCAGAAACGGCTGACCACCGAACAGGACCGAATTGAGGCGAACGGGCAAAAAGGCGCGGTCGTCTGGTTCACCGGACTCTCGGGCAGCGGCAAATCGACTGTTGCGGCGCTTATTGAAAAGCAACTTGTCGATGCGGGTCACTGCGCCTATCTGCTTGACGGGGACAACCTGCGTCACGGCCTCTGCGGCGATCTCGGATTTTCCGACACCGACCGCGACGAGAACATCCGCCGTGTTTCGGAAGTCGCCGCGCTGTTCGAAGATGCGGGCGTGATCGCACTCGTCAGCGCCATCTCACCGTTTGAAAAGATGCGCGCATTCGCCAAAAGCCGCAGTAAGAATTTCTTGCTCGTCTACGTCAAAACAAGCGTCGGGGCCTGCGAAAAACGCGATCCGAAAGGGCTTTATGCCAAAGCCCGGCGCGGTGAGATCACCGGTTTTACGGGCATTGACTCGCCATACGAGATTCCCGAAAGTCCCGATCTCGTGTTGGACACCGAGACCGTGAGCGCGGCCGAATGCGCACAGCAAGTTCTTTCGTCGATCAAAAAGATTATTTAG
- a CDS encoding sulfotransferase, producing the protein MIVTIIGRGHSGTRAISHTLSQSGVFMGEPLNVSGDLLPPEDMYDACREMAKYVRFEGGLKWDFSTVLNMEPTEEFKRLINSYLKSVFASENANKGWKIPETTLVYPWIIKMFPDIKYIHWVRDPRDCILGGHLTDNLNDFGVQYDKTDDERRNRAISWYYQRELVRATPQPANVISVRFEDMIFKQEETLRRLERFLGVKLVKIPMRTDSVGRYLHDDDVHMFDFFREDMLECGYELEKGV; encoded by the coding sequence ATGATCGTAACAATCATCGGCAGAGGTCATTCCGGAACACGGGCGATCTCGCATACGCTCTCACAGAGTGGTGTTTTCATGGGCGAACCGCTCAATGTCTCGGGGGATCTGCTTCCGCCGGAGGATATGTACGACGCCTGCCGTGAGATGGCGAAATATGTCCGTTTTGAGGGCGGCTTGAAATGGGATTTTTCAACGGTTTTGAATATGGAGCCAACCGAAGAATTTAAGCGGCTTATCAACAGCTATCTGAAATCGGTGTTTGCCAGCGAGAACGCCAATAAGGGCTGGAAAATCCCCGAGACCACGCTGGTCTATCCGTGGATTATTAAAATGTTTCCCGATATCAAGTATATCCATTGGGTGCGTGACCCGCGCGACTGCATTTTGGGTGGCCACCTGACCGATAATCTCAACGATTTCGGCGTCCAATACGATAAAACCGACGATGAGCGCCGCAACCGCGCCATCAGTTGGTATTATCAGCGTGAACTCGTACGTGCGACGCCTCAACCCGCCAACGTGATCTCCGTGCGGTTTGAGGATATGATTTTCAAGCAGGAGGAGACCCTGCGCCGTCTCGAGCGGTTCTTAGGCGTGAAGTTGGTCAAAATTCCGATGAGAACCGATTCGGTGGGACGATATCTGCACGACGATGACGTGCACATGTTTGATTTTTTCCGTGAGGATATGCTCGAGTGCGGATACGAACTTGAGAAAGGCGTATGA
- the mltG gene encoding endolytic transglycosylase MltG — MKRIRTTIICLVLCLCLPVCGCAQLEFILNNRSSQEDSVVSSGSATKSSKTSAVSNLSETSSEESYGESSASSTTVFVTITEGMTMADVFTLLEENDVCKADKLWETAASYDYTYYPLVAAIEPDEHRCFLLEGYLFPDTYEFYYGMKPQDAIGRFLRNAEARWTDELRQQAEESGYSVEEIITLASIIEKECGVKSEMRHVSSVLHNRLNSGMKLQCDVTIIYVENDIKPYITGDVNRYNEYYNTYKCAALPAGPICNPGMDAIRAALNPLDTDDLYFAANAEGVYAYAETYEQHQQNLTDLGI, encoded by the coding sequence ATGAAAAGAATTAGAACCACAATCATTTGTTTGGTGCTTTGTCTGTGCCTGCCGGTTTGCGGCTGTGCGCAGTTAGAATTCATACTCAATAATCGGTCATCTCAAGAGGATTCTGTCGTTTCGTCCGGTTCTGCTACGAAAAGTTCAAAAACAAGCGCAGTTTCAAATTTATCCGAGACATCATCAGAAGAATCCTACGGGGAATCCTCCGCATCCTCCACAACGGTATTTGTAACAATCACCGAAGGCATGACCATGGCGGACGTTTTTACTTTGCTCGAAGAAAATGACGTCTGCAAAGCCGATAAACTCTGGGAAACCGCCGCGAGTTATGACTATACCTATTATCCGCTGGTGGCGGCCATCGAGCCTGACGAGCACCGCTGTTTTCTGCTTGAGGGCTATCTGTTTCCGGACACCTACGAGTTTTATTACGGCATGAAGCCGCAGGACGCCATCGGGCGGTTTCTGCGCAACGCCGAGGCCAGGTGGACCGACGAGCTGCGCCAACAGGCGGAGGAGTCCGGTTATTCGGTGGAGGAAATCATCACGCTCGCCTCGATCATCGAAAAAGAATGCGGCGTCAAGAGCGAGATGCGCCACGTCTCATCGGTGCTGCATAACCGGTTGAATTCCGGCATGAAGCTGCAGTGCGACGTCACGATCATCTATGTCGAAAACGACATCAAACCCTATATCACGGGCGATGTCAATCGCTACAACGAATATTACAACACCTATAAATGCGCGGCGCTGCCTGCCGGCCCGATCTGCAACCCGGGCATGGACGCGATCAGAGCCGCGTTGAACCCGCTGGATACCGACGACCTCTATTTTGCGGCGAACGCCGAAGGTGTATATGCCTATGCCGAGACCTATGAACAGCACCAGCAAAATCTGACCGACTTGGGAATCTGA
- a CDS encoding glycoside hydrolase family 38 C-terminal domain-containing protein, producing the protein MAKDNKKKCFVISHTHWDREWYQTFQDYRFRLVRMFDDLLEILEANPDYKVFHTDGQTIVLEDYLEICPENRERIQKLIDAGKLIIGPWYVMPDEFLISGESLVRNLQKGYEISAQYYTEPMKTGYVVDIFGHNAQFPQILKGFGIDSAVVFRGIGDYPKDAFTWVGADGSEITAFKLDIDRTYSNFYFSIRWPFEGREYDEKELFERTEAMLERSDKAAACGSHLMMDGCDHVDAEPRLPWMLNKLNEHFTDYEFIHTTFGEFEKSFKAENPKLEKIAGPLYNVGQKGLNNIVLKNVLSSMVHLKQMNAACENLLTAWAEPFDFAASMIGNPRRDFYIRHPLPRSGFFSRAWKYLLQNHPHDSICGCSVTDVHKDNEYRFRQALQIGERMTTDALEEISENIDTSALSGETFFTVFNPAQNTVSGHTAFTLALPKGNYKNFKLFDSSGTEIPYQILSVGGVYQVPVAPIHKLINFEEKEAVDVAADLSIPAGGYTTLSVKYYPKNKIKEGQYRVDQPDASRYGGTMRVARNVWDNGAITVAFENGGLKVTDQKTGKVYQNLLTFEDCGDVGDGWNYVKPTGDSEFLTFGNAAEFAVRSDGPFAAVLELTHRLELPENYDPTDKTRSKERKTLELRTTVTILKGSKTISFKTAVKNEIEDHRLRVLFPTGYESKEFYTQTPFDMQKWNVKKANNDKSSEIETNVNPTQGTVFVEDGKNAFALYTKGLYEVEVTESDRTVALTLFRAFANEVARPKAVMGQMQTEMVFEYAAAFSDDLTPAKALQNSVAYKSGLRAFETGVHTGELKPEHLLFALDSKNSVVSALQLKSEHHGVLRIFNPSEQNDKAVFAISKPIQKAGETDFCGDEKSALTVKDGKVLLSLRPHEVKTAEFTF; encoded by the coding sequence ATGGCAAAGGACAACAAGAAAAAATGTTTTGTCATCTCCCACACGCATTGGGATCGGGAATGGTACCAGACCTTTCAGGATTACCGTTTCCGGCTTGTGCGCATGTTCGACGACCTGCTCGAAATTTTAGAGGCAAACCCCGATTATAAGGTCTTTCACACCGACGGCCAGACCATCGTGCTTGAAGATTATTTGGAGATTTGCCCTGAGAACCGAGAACGCATTCAAAAGCTGATCGACGCCGGAAAACTGATCATCGGTCCGTGGTACGTCATGCCCGATGAGTTTTTGATCTCGGGAGAGTCGCTGGTGCGCAATCTGCAAAAGGGCTATGAGATTTCCGCGCAATACTATACCGAACCGATGAAAACCGGCTATGTTGTCGACATTTTCGGCCATAACGCCCAGTTTCCGCAGATTTTAAAGGGTTTCGGCATTGATTCCGCCGTGGTTTTCCGCGGCATCGGCGACTATCCGAAAGATGCGTTCACCTGGGTCGGTGCGGACGGAAGCGAGATCACGGCATTTAAACTCGATATCGACCGAACTTACAGCAACTTCTATTTCTCGATCCGCTGGCCGTTTGAGGGCAGGGAGTATGATGAAAAGGAGCTGTTTGAGCGCACGGAAGCCATGCTGGAACGCTCCGACAAAGCCGCGGCCTGCGGCAGCCATCTGATGATGGACGGGTGCGACCATGTCGACGCCGAACCGCGTCTGCCGTGGATGCTCAATAAATTAAACGAGCATTTCACCGATTACGAATTTATTCATACGACATTCGGGGAATTCGAAAAGAGTTTTAAAGCCGAAAATCCGAAATTGGAAAAAATCGCGGGTCCGCTTTACAATGTCGGGCAAAAGGGTCTCAACAATATCGTGCTGAAAAACGTGCTGTCCTCGATGGTGCATTTAAAGCAGATGAATGCCGCCTGCGAAAACCTGTTGACCGCGTGGGCCGAGCCGTTTGATTTTGCCGCATCAATGATCGGAAACCCGCGACGGGATTTTTATATCCGCCATCCGCTGCCGCGCTCCGGATTTTTCAGCCGCGCGTGGAAATACCTGCTGCAAAACCACCCGCACGACTCCATCTGCGGGTGTTCCGTTACGGATGTCCATAAGGACAACGAATATCGCTTCCGTCAGGCGCTTCAGATCGGCGAACGCATGACAACCGACGCGCTCGAAGAAATTTCGGAAAACATCGACACCTCCGCATTGTCGGGCGAGACCTTCTTCACGGTTTTCAATCCCGCCCAGAATACGGTTTCCGGACATACGGCTTTCACGCTCGCACTTCCGAAGGGCAATTATAAAAATTTCAAACTTTTCGATTCAAGCGGAACCGAAATCCCGTATCAGATTCTTTCGGTCGGCGGCGTTTATCAGGTGCCGGTCGCACCCATTCATAAGTTGATTAATTTCGAAGAAAAAGAAGCGGTCGATGTGGCTGCCGACTTGAGCATTCCGGCGGGTGGCTACACCACGCTCTCGGTCAAATATTATCCGAAAAACAAAATAAAAGAAGGGCAATATCGGGTTGACCAACCCGATGCTTCCCGTTACGGCGGCACGATGCGTGTTGCGCGCAATGTCTGGGACAACGGCGCGATCACGGTCGCCTTTGAAAACGGCGGTTTGAAAGTGACCGATCAAAAGACCGGTAAGGTCTATCAAAACCTGCTGACCTTTGAGGACTGCGGCGACGTCGGCGACGGCTGGAATTATGTCAAGCCGACGGGCGATTCGGAATTTTTGACTTTCGGAAACGCTGCGGAGTTCGCCGTGCGTTCCGACGGGCCGTTTGCTGCGGTGCTGGAACTCACACATCGTCTTGAGCTGCCGGAAAACTATGACCCGACCGATAAAACCCGTTCCAAGGAGCGCAAAACGCTCGAACTGCGCACCACCGTGACGATTTTAAAGGGCAGCAAAACGATCTCTTTCAAAACCGCCGTGAAAAATGAAATCGAAGACCACCGCCTGCGCGTTCTGTTCCCGACCGGATATGAAAGCAAAGAGTTTTATACCCAAACGCCGTTTGATATGCAAAAATGGAATGTAAAAAAAGCGAACAACGATAAATCCTCCGAGATCGAGACCAACGTCAATCCGACGCAGGGTACGGTTTTTGTTGAAGACGGCAAAAACGCCTTTGCGCTCTATACCAAGGGACTTTACGAGGTCGAGGTCACGGAATCCGACCGCACTGTCGCGCTGACGCTGTTCCGCGCGTTCGCAAACGAGGTCGCCAGACCCAAAGCCGTTATGGGACAGATGCAGACCGAGATGGTTTTTGAATACGCAGCCGCTTTCTCGGACGATCTCACCCCGGCAAAAGCGCTGCAAAACAGCGTCGCTTATAAATCCGGTTTACGCGCCTTTGAGACCGGAGTTCATACGGGCGAATTGAAGCCCGAACACTTGCTGTTTGCGCTCGACAGCAAAAACAGCGTCGTTTCGGCACTGCAGCTCAAATCGGAACATCACGGCGTCCTGCGCATCTTTAACCCGAGCGAACAGAACGATAAGGCCGTTTTCGCGATCTCAAAACCGATTCAAAAGGCCGGCGAAACGGATTTCTGCGGCGACGAAAAGAGCGCATTGACCGTAAAAGACGGGAAAGTTCTTTTATCGCTGCGTCCGCATGAGGTTAAAACGGCCGAATTTACATTCTGA
- a CDS encoding alpha-L-fucosidase — translation MEKTIKGFLNYAANIKPTARQLAWFDMGFYAFVHFSPNTYTDLEWGHGDEDPAIFNPTELDCDGWVEAVKSAGMKGLILTAKHHDGFCLWQTNTTMHSMKSSPFQNGKGDIVKEAAEACKRGGIKFGIYLSPWDRNCPIYGTPAYNDFYKAQLTELLTGYGDIFEVWFDEACGEGPNGRKQEYDFEGYIELIRKYQPNAVVFNDHSPDVRYCGNEAGTGRYAEWSVVPYELCYREQAAPTDEAVMPGTLSYMRNETQNIGGLDTILYSKKLVFVGAEIDTSIRKGWFYHACEEPRALEKLFGIYLASVGSNACLNLNIPPMPSGKFDSRDIARLKELGDLIKTEFGNDITPEAKIEYTYLNEEKTQLQIDIVCEQAGRPKYFVLSEDISKGQRVSSFIIADQCWDGVYRNFYDGTCIGNRKICAFNRSRCANCEQLKDKFRITITAARGEVLIKDLKIYA, via the coding sequence ATGGAAAAGACTATCAAGGGTTTTCTGAACTACGCGGCGAATATCAAACCGACCGCGAGGCAACTTGCCTGGTTTGACATGGGATTTTATGCTTTCGTGCATTTCTCTCCAAACACCTACACCGACCTTGAATGGGGTCACGGCGACGAAGACCCTGCGATTTTCAACCCGACCGAACTCGACTGCGACGGTTGGGTTGAAGCTGTCAAGTCTGCCGGGATGAAAGGGTTGATTTTGACCGCCAAGCACCACGACGGTTTTTGCCTGTGGCAGACGAATACCACGATGCACAGCATGAAAAGCAGTCCGTTTCAAAACGGCAAAGGCGACATTGTCAAAGAAGCCGCCGAGGCCTGCAAACGCGGCGGTATCAAATTCGGCATCTATCTCTCGCCATGGGACCGCAATTGTCCGATTTACGGAACACCCGCCTATAACGATTTTTACAAGGCGCAGCTGACCGAACTGCTGACCGGTTACGGCGACATCTTCGAGGTCTGGTTTGACGAGGCCTGCGGGGAAGGACCTAATGGCAGAAAGCAGGAATACGACTTCGAGGGTTATATCGAACTGATCCGCAAATATCAGCCCAATGCCGTTGTTTTCAACGATCATAGCCCTGACGTACGCTACTGCGGCAACGAGGCCGGAACCGGCCGTTATGCCGAGTGGTCGGTCGTACCGTACGAGCTGTGTTACCGAGAGCAGGCGGCGCCGACCGATGAGGCCGTAATGCCCGGAACGCTTTCTTATATGCGCAACGAGACCCAAAACATCGGCGGCCTCGACACGATCTTATATAGCAAAAAGCTGGTTTTTGTCGGTGCGGAAATCGACACGTCGATCCGTAAGGGTTGGTTTTATCATGCCTGTGAAGAGCCGCGTGCGCTTGAAAAACTGTTCGGTATCTATCTGGCGTCGGTCGGCTCCAACGCCTGCCTCAACCTCAATATTCCACCGATGCCGAGCGGGAAATTCGATTCGCGCGACATCGCCCGTTTGAAAGAACTCGGCGATCTGATTAAAACCGAATTCGGAAACGATATCACGCCGGAGGCAAAAATCGAATATACCTATCTGAATGAGGAAAAGACCCAGCTTCAGATTGATATCGTTTGTGAGCAAGCGGGCAGGCCGAAATATTTCGTATTGTCCGAGGATATTTCGAAAGGTCAGCGGGTCAGTTCATTTATCATCGCCGACCAGTGCTGGGATGGTGTTTACCGCAATTTTTACGACGGCACCTGCATCGGCAATCGGAAAATCTGCGCATTTAACCGGAGTAGATGTGCAAATTGCGAACAGCTTAAAGATAAATTCCGCATCACGATTACCGCAGCTCGCGGTGAGGTTCTGATCAAGGACTTGAAAATCTACGCTTAG
- a CDS encoding biotin transporter BioY, giving the protein MKLPQTKLGKVILCGLFTAIICILAIITIPIGQVPITLALLGVFLTAAILPPIWATASMLVYILIGVVGVPVFSGFGAGVGVLLGPTGGYLMAYPLMALAISGLLKLFKGRWYGYWLGMIAALLLCYGLGTLWFCKVTGTGFMAALAICVIPFIPFDLAKAAAAFGVKLALDRVKS; this is encoded by the coding sequence ATGAAATTGCCCCAAACAAAACTCGGAAAAGTTATCTTGTGCGGCCTGTTCACCGCCATCATCTGCATATTGGCAATTATCACAATCCCGATCGGGCAGGTACCGATCACCTTGGCGCTGCTCGGTGTCTTTTTGACTGCGGCGATTCTCCCGCCAATTTGGGCGACAGCCTCAATGCTCGTATATATTTTAATCGGAGTGGTCGGCGTACCGGTGTTTTCGGGTTTTGGTGCGGGTGTCGGCGTGCTGCTCGGCCCGACCGGCGGCTATCTGATGGCCTATCCGCTGATGGCGTTGGCGATCTCAGGGCTTTTAAAATTGTTTAAAGGCCGCTGGTATGGCTATTGGCTCGGTATGATTGCCGCACTGCTGCTCTGTTACGGGCTGGGGACATTGTGGTTTTGCAAAGTCACGGGAACCGGATTTATGGCCGCATTGGCTATTTGCGTAATCCCGTTCATCCCGTTTGATCTGGCAAAAGCCGCAGCCGCGTTCGGCGTCAAACTGGCACTCGACAGGGTAAAATCGTAG
- a CDS encoding endonuclease/exonuclease/phosphatase family protein: MIFKFMTYNIQHGNRHLHDVIDLEMVADVIRKFDPDVVTLNEVRDGGDNPGYFHQTERIAKLLGYPHYYFARAITFPDGGDYGNAIISKIPYKSVKIIKIPDPQVKDEDVYYETRCLLKAEFGGFTVLSTHMGLARAEAKNAVATVLANTGSEPTVLMGDFNLEPNDPILEPIFAAYTDTATLLKDQTLKSWPSDAPRIKIDYVFAKGVKKILSADIPQIVATDHCPHLAEMEL; this comes from the coding sequence ATGATTTTTAAATTCATGACTTACAATATCCAGCACGGAAACCGCCACCTGCACGATGTCATTGACCTTGAAATGGTCGCAGACGTGATCCGAAAATTCGACCCCGATGTCGTCACACTCAACGAAGTGCGCGACGGCGGCGATAATCCCGGTTATTTTCACCAGACGGAGCGGATCGCAAAGTTGCTCGGATATCCGCATTATTATTTCGCACGGGCTATCACATTCCCGGACGGCGGCGATTACGGCAATGCCATCATTTCAAAAATTCCGTACAAATCCGTAAAAATCATCAAAATTCCCGACCCGCAGGTGAAGGATGAGGATGTATATTACGAGACCCGCTGTCTGCTGAAAGCCGAATTCGGCGGCTTTACGGTACTCAGCACCCATATGGGACTCGCCCGAGCCGAAGCCAAAAATGCCGTTGCAACTGTGCTTGCCAACACCGGAAGTGAGCCGACGGTTTTGATGGGCGATTTCAATCTTGAACCCAATGATCCTATTTTGGAGCCGATTTTCGCAGCTTATACCGACACAGCGACGCTGCTCAAAGATCAAACACTCAAAAGCTGGCCATCCGACGCGCCGCGCATTAAAATCGATTATGTTTTTGCAAAAGGCGTGAAAAAAATCCTCAGTGCGGACATTCCGCAGATCGTCGCAACCGACCATTGCCCGCACCTTGCGGAAATGGAACTGTAA